The following proteins come from a genomic window of Bacillaceae bacterium S4-13-56:
- a CDS encoding nucleotidyltransferase family protein — protein sequence MLSQQEILKELSKNLKVWKDKYGIKNIALFGSYSREEQNESSDIDLLVEFEKSTLTFDNYMDLKITLEDLFQKKVDLVIFDDIKPALKESIVRSAKYAEGA from the coding sequence ATGTTATCGCAACAAGAAATTCTCAAGGAACTTTCAAAAAATTTGAAAGTATGGAAAGATAAATATGGAATAAAAAACATAGCATTATTTGGTTCATATTCTCGTGAAGAACAAAATGAATCGAGTGATATTGATCTATTAGTCGAATTTGAGAAAAGCACATTGACGTTTGATAATTATATGGATTTAAAAATAACCCTTGAAGATCTTTTTCAAAAAAAAGTTGATTTGGTCATTTTTGATGATATAAAGCCTGCACTCAAAGAAAGTATTGTTAGGAGCGCTAAGTATGCAGAGGGAGCCTAA
- a CDS encoding DUF86 domain-containing protein, whose amino-acid sequence MQREPNVFLEDIYNASSKIQTYTNGLSYDEFIDNEMVADAVIKNILVIGEAVKNIPDEIRKNNPQIEWRKMAGMRDMVIHGYFSINYRMVWDVVQNKIPVLKQEIRKLL is encoded by the coding sequence ATGCAGAGGGAGCCTAATGTCTTTCTAGAAGATATATATAATGCCTCATCAAAGATTCAGACATATACAAATGGACTTTCCTATGATGAGTTTATTGATAATGAAATGGTTGCTGACGCAGTAATCAAAAATATACTAGTTATTGGAGAAGCGGTAAAAAATATACCTGATGAAATAAGGAAGAATAACCCTCAAATTGAGTGGAGAAAGATGGCTGGAATGAGGGATATGGTGATTCATGGGTATTTCTCCATAAATTATCGAATGGTTTGGGATGTTGTGCAAAATAAGATTCCAGTATTAAAACAAGAAATCAGAAAGCTACTTTAG
- a CDS encoding cupin domain-containing protein, translating to MDCQPINLKEKLTKFNDHWSPKVICEMNDYQFKLVKIQGDFVWHDHKDTDEVFFVIDGEMSIVFRDGEVKLSKGEMYVIPKGVEHKTNAEKECQAMIIEPTGVVNTGDTDSELTADNDVWI from the coding sequence ATGGATTGTCAACCGATAAACTTAAAAGAAAAATTAACTAAATTCAATGATCACTGGTCCCCAAAAGTCATATGCGAAATGAATGACTACCAATTTAAACTTGTCAAAATTCAAGGGGACTTCGTATGGCATGACCATAAAGATACGGATGAGGTATTTTTCGTGATCGATGGTGAAATGTCTATTGTTTTTCGTGATGGAGAAGTAAAACTTTCAAAAGGAGAAATGTATGTGATCCCCAAAGGAGTGGAGCACAAAACAAATGCTGAAAAAGAATGTCAGGCCATGATTATAGAGCCAACGGGGGTGGTTAATACGGGTGATACGGATTCCGAGTTAACCGCGGATAATGATGTTTGGATTTAG
- a CDS encoding VOC family protein, translating into MQKGLLHHIEIYVSDLDQTVEFWGWLLEELGYSSFQKWDSGHSWKLSDTYIVFVQAEDRFLDPAYHRCRVGLNHLAFHASSRQHVDEMTKKLKERNVKILYPDRHPFAGGDHYYAVFFEDPDRIKVELVAPE; encoded by the coding sequence GTGCAAAAAGGATTATTACACCATATCGAGATCTATGTTTCGGATTTAGATCAGACCGTCGAATTCTGGGGGTGGCTTTTAGAAGAACTAGGGTACTCTTCATTCCAAAAATGGGATAGTGGCCATAGTTGGAAACTAAGCGATACATACATAGTTTTTGTTCAAGCAGAAGATAGGTTTCTAGATCCTGCCTACCATAGATGTCGAGTTGGACTAAATCATTTGGCATTTCATGCTTCCTCACGTCAACATGTAGATGAAATGACGAAAAAACTAAAAGAAAGAAACGTGAAAATTCTTTACCCAGATAGACACCCATTTGCTGGGGGAGATCACTATTATGCTGTTTTTTTCGAGGATCCAGATCGGATAAAAGTAGAGCTTGTGGCTCCTGAATAG
- a CDS encoding GNAT family N-acetyltransferase, with amino-acid sequence MRIREIEEKDNQAMEQIIKRSLESFGLNIPGTAYFDSQLSGLAQYYREKPNAKYWVVVNEQEEVVGGVGIGPFGKEEGICELQKLYIKPEAQGKGLSKELMKVALGFAKEHYTYCYLETLEKLHVANRLYDKLGFEKLEKGLDDSEHGAMDTWYMKKL; translated from the coding sequence ATGAGGATACGTGAAATAGAAGAAAAGGACAACCAGGCCATGGAGCAAATTATCAAACGTTCCCTAGAGTCATTTGGCTTAAATATTCCTGGGACAGCCTATTTTGACTCGCAACTGAGTGGTCTAGCTCAATATTACAGGGAGAAACCAAATGCAAAGTATTGGGTTGTAGTGAACGAACAAGAAGAAGTGGTAGGCGGTGTAGGAATTGGGCCATTTGGCAAGGAAGAGGGAATTTGTGAGCTTCAGAAGCTTTATATCAAACCCGAAGCTCAAGGCAAGGGTCTCTCTAAAGAGCTTATGAAAGTAGCACTAGGCTTCGCCAAAGAACATTATACATACTGTTATTTAGAAACCTTAGAAAAGCTTCATGTAGCCAATCGTCTTTACGATAAATTAGGATTTGAGAAACTCGAAAAAGGCTTAGACGATTCGGAACATGGTGCTATGGATACGTGGTATATGAAGAAGTTATAG
- a CDS encoding metallophosphoesterase: protein MVKRRRKKLVITLAILIFLVVYYFLQLNWISVSNETVLLEDLPEEFDGFKIVQLSDLHNKEFGEGNKRLVNKINKIKPDIIVITGDMLNNSQDIPNNGEVLIELLENLNNNYPTYYVTGEHEEGLYYEDRNKYQKEGTKEAYEEKLSNLGVTILNDEKTTIVEQDAKINLYGLKEHLSGDIQIEKRLGVTSENEVNILLSHRPFYFDEYVDLGADIVFSGDTHGGMINLPFIGGIVSTEGFFPEYDGGLFHKENSIMVVSRGLGNNPVPLRINNRPEVVEIILKSK from the coding sequence ATGGTTAAAAGACGTAGAAAAAAATTAGTAATCACCTTAGCAATTTTAATCTTTTTAGTAGTGTACTACTTTTTACAACTTAATTGGATTTCGGTTTCAAATGAAACTGTCCTTTTAGAAGACTTGCCAGAGGAATTTGATGGTTTTAAAATCGTGCAGTTATCGGATTTGCATAATAAAGAATTTGGAGAAGGAAACAAGAGATTGGTTAATAAAATCAATAAAATTAAGCCAGACATAATTGTTATAACTGGTGATATGTTAAATAATTCGCAAGACATACCTAATAACGGTGAGGTTCTAATAGAGTTGCTTGAAAATCTGAACAATAATTATCCGACTTATTATGTTACTGGTGAACACGAAGAAGGTTTGTATTACGAAGATAGAAATAAGTATCAAAAAGAAGGTACTAAAGAAGCATACGAAGAAAAATTAAGTAATCTTGGTGTTACAATTCTAAATGATGAAAAAACAACAATCGTAGAACAAGATGCAAAGATTAACTTATATGGTTTAAAGGAACACTTGTCAGGAGATATTCAAATTGAAAAACGGTTAGGTGTAACGAGTGAAAACGAAGTAAATATTTTACTTTCGCATAGACCTTTTTATTTTGATGAATATGTTGATTTGGGAGCAGATATAGTTTTTTCTGGTGATACTCACGGAGGAATGATAAACCTGCCCTTTATTGGAGGAATTGTTTCAACAGAGGGGTTTTTCCCAGAATATGATGGTGGTTTGTTTCATAAAGAAAACTCAATAATGGTTGTAAGTAGAGGTTTGGGTAACAATCCAGTTCCTCTTAGAATAAATAACCGACCAGAAGTAGTTGAAATTATTCTAAAAAGCAAATAA
- a CDS encoding GNAT family N-acetyltransferase, which translates to MTIQLKKCTIEDSSRLREISYVTFDETFKDQNSSETMKAYLEKAFTIEQLEKELSHPSTEFYFIYKNDEVAGYLKVNTDDAQTEEMGKESFEIERIYIKNKFQKQGLGKYLFNKAIELAENYNKKSVWLGVWEKNENAIAFYKKMGFVQTGAHSFYMGDEEQTDFIMVKSLSEGDGHVYS; encoded by the coding sequence ATGACCATCCAATTAAAGAAGTGCACGATTGAGGATTCAAGCCGACTTCGAGAGATTAGTTATGTAACATTTGATGAGACATTCAAGGACCAAAATTCATCGGAAACTATGAAAGCTTATTTAGAAAAGGCTTTTACTATAGAGCAATTAGAAAAAGAACTCTCTCATCCATCCACCGAGTTTTATTTTATTTATAAAAATGATGAAGTTGCGGGATATTTAAAGGTTAATACGGACGATGCTCAAACAGAAGAAATGGGGAAGGAATCATTTGAAATTGAACGAATTTATATAAAGAACAAATTTCAAAAACAGGGACTCGGTAAATATCTTTTTAACAAAGCTATTGAACTAGCAGAGAATTATAATAAAAAGAGCGTTTGGTTAGGCGTATGGGAAAAAAATGAAAATGCAATTGCTTTCTATAAAAAAATGGGGTTTGTTCAAACGGGGGCTCATTCTTTTTATATGGGGGATGAGGAACAAACCGACTTTATCATGGTCAAATCACTTTCAGAGGGGGATGGACATGTATATTCCTAA
- a CDS encoding D-alanyl-D-alanine carboxypeptidase family protein, translated as MKKTTIVSSIFFLFIFSCLNRIVLAEEEIEPPYISSESAILIDAKSGQVLYDKYSNNEMYPASTTKIATAIYAIEKGDLMDIVTISKNARGTVGSSVYLDEGEEISLKKLIQGLVINSGNDAAVAIAEHIDGTVEQFSESINKYLKNKVGVSNTHFINPHGLFDPSHTTTASDLAKITQYAMKNETFREIFGIKELEWNGQSWSTTLYTHHKLMREAPYEGVTGGKTGYVNESKFTLVTTAERENISLIVVVLKGSKEGIYDDTVELLDYGFNNFESTVIPKGKEFVTDESEIFVSEDNLYFTQLLDEETKPELMNSGKLVIDQTFDQLDISFHLAKKPVEVEEMNVPQIVKKNEQEDGTRTLSGFFLMIVIVEILAVSILFSLKRFFKRPS; from the coding sequence ATGAAGAAGACAACAATCGTTTCCTCTATTTTTTTCCTATTCATTTTTTCTTGTTTGAACAGAATAGTGTTAGCTGAAGAAGAAATTGAACCCCCTTATATTTCGAGTGAAAGTGCTATATTAATAGATGCAAAATCTGGACAGGTCCTCTATGATAAATATTCAAATAATGAAATGTATCCTGCAAGCACAACCAAAATTGCCACCGCAATTTATGCTATCGAAAAAGGGGATTTAATGGACATTGTGACCATTAGTAAGAATGCCAGAGGGACTGTAGGTTCGAGTGTTTATCTAGATGAAGGAGAAGAAATAAGTTTAAAAAAGCTAATACAAGGATTAGTTATTAACTCAGGAAATGATGCAGCAGTAGCCATCGCCGAACACATCGATGGAACTGTGGAGCAATTTTCGGAGAGTATCAATAAGTATTTAAAAAATAAGGTTGGGGTCTCCAATACTCACTTCATAAATCCGCACGGACTGTTTGACCCTAGTCATACAACGACTGCCAGTGATTTAGCCAAGATTACGCAGTATGCCATGAAAAACGAAACATTTCGCGAAATTTTTGGGATCAAAGAACTGGAATGGAACGGGCAATCTTGGTCAACTACCTTATACACCCACCATAAGTTAATGCGAGAAGCCCCTTATGAAGGGGTGACTGGTGGGAAAACTGGATATGTCAATGAATCTAAGTTTACCTTAGTTACTACTGCGGAAAGAGAGAATATTAGTTTGATAGTTGTAGTATTAAAAGGTTCAAAAGAGGGTATTTACGATGATACGGTGGAATTGCTTGATTATGGATTTAATAACTTCGAGTCAACGGTAATTCCTAAGGGAAAAGAATTCGTGACAGATGAGAGTGAAATCTTTGTTTCGGAAGATAATCTTTACTTCACTCAACTTTTAGACGAGGAGACAAAACCAGAGTTGATGAATAGCGGAAAATTAGTGATAGACCAGACTTTTGACCAGTTAGACATCTCTTTTCATTTGGCTAAGAAACCCGTTGAAGTAGAAGAAATGAATGTCCCGCAAATAGTGAAGAAGAATGAACAAGAGGATGGAACAAGAACTCTATCAGGATTCTTCCTTATGATTGTGATAGTTGAAATTCTAGCGGTTTCAATCCTGTTTTCTTTAAAAAGATTCTTTAAGAGACCTAGTTGA
- a CDS encoding alpha/beta hydrolase: protein MTIQEKSVITERLTMSYLEAGSAENPTLFLIHGNVSSNEFWDETIQTFAMDYHVVAPDLRGFGKTEMLPIDATRGVRDWSDDLKSFKDALGLSKKVHLIGWSLGGSVIMQFAIDYPSDVASLVFESPMSPFGFGGTKDVQGTPCYPNYAGSGGGAANPDFVKRLAEQDTSEDDANSPMMVMNQFYFKPPFRVEKDREDRFVKAMCSIGIGEGFYPGDLETCTEWPGVAPGGKGINNSISPKYVNLSVFAETDSSIPVLWFRGENDLIVSDQSFLDLGFLGKGGYVPGWPGDDVMPPQPMVSQMRFVLDQFKENGGQYEEVVMEDTGHSPHIEKADLFNEKLTAFLESVI, encoded by the coding sequence ATGACTATTCAAGAAAAAAGTGTGATCACAGAACGTCTTACCATGTCGTATTTGGAAGCAGGGAGTGCCGAAAATCCAACTCTATTTTTAATTCATGGGAATGTCTCTTCTAATGAATTTTGGGATGAAACCATTCAAACGTTTGCTATGGATTATCATGTTGTCGCCCCTGACTTACGTGGTTTTGGCAAAACAGAAATGCTCCCTATTGATGCAACCCGTGGTGTTAGAGATTGGAGTGACGATTTAAAATCCTTTAAGGACGCCCTAGGTTTATCTAAAAAAGTACATTTGATTGGCTGGTCTCTTGGAGGGTCTGTCATCATGCAATTCGCCATTGACTATCCCTCTGACGTTGCCTCTTTAGTTTTCGAAAGTCCAATGTCTCCTTTTGGATTTGGCGGAACAAAAGATGTACAAGGTACACCTTGTTATCCAAATTATGCTGGTTCTGGCGGTGGAGCGGCAAACCCTGATTTTGTGAAACGTCTAGCCGAACAGGATACAAGTGAAGATGATGCTAATAGTCCTATGATGGTCATGAACCAATTCTACTTTAAACCTCCTTTTCGCGTAGAAAAAGACCGTGAAGATAGATTTGTTAAAGCCATGTGCTCTATTGGTATTGGCGAAGGGTTTTATCCAGGTGACTTGGAAACTTGTACAGAATGGCCAGGGGTTGCACCTGGTGGAAAAGGAATTAACAACTCCATATCTCCTAAATACGTAAATTTATCTGTGTTTGCTGAGACAGATTCTTCTATTCCTGTACTTTGGTTTCGTGGAGAAAATGATTTAATTGTTTCTGATCAGTCCTTTTTGGACTTAGGTTTCCTTGGAAAAGGTGGCTATGTGCCAGGATGGCCTGGAGATGACGTTATGCCACCTCAACCTATGGTATCACAAATGAGGTTCGTACTAGATCAATTCAAGGAAAATGGGGGTCAGTACGAAGAAGTTGTGATGGAAGATACCGGTCACTCCCCTCATATTGAAAAAGCAGATCTCTTCAACGAAAAGCTTACTGCTTTTCTGGAATCAGTGATTTAG
- a CDS encoding MFS transporter, whose product MTLILLVIIYLAFISLGLPDSLLGAAWPVMQEDFGAPLEIAGFLFMTIAGGTILSSLVSGRIIERFGTGKVTFISGLMTAGALLGFYFAPSILWLFVWAIPLGLGAGAVDAALNNYVALHYKAHHMSWLHSFWGVGATLGPVIMAQFISGQYSWRSGYLTIAGIQFVLAAILLFSLPLWKRVSKISPVIEDEKREDIQDKFLDENSRVNPLQIRGVKLALLSFLFYCATEATVGLWGSSFLVNVKGVSAATAAQWVSFYWGGLTIGRFLTGFITFKMSNRKIIRMGQIIALVGAVLLVLPFPSILSLIGFIVVGLGLAPIFPSMLHETPTLFGKTHSQKIMGYQMAVAYTGTTFMPPLLGYIASHTTIGIFPLFILTYAAAMLLSSERLNRVISW is encoded by the coding sequence ATGACATTAATACTGTTAGTCATTATTTATTTGGCTTTTATAAGTTTAGGGTTACCAGACTCTTTATTAGGTGCTGCGTGGCCTGTCATGCAAGAGGATTTTGGAGCACCACTTGAGATAGCTGGATTTTTATTTATGACGATAGCTGGGGGCACCATACTTTCTAGTTTAGTTAGTGGAAGAATCATTGAGAGGTTTGGTACGGGGAAGGTCACATTTATTAGTGGGTTAATGACGGCAGGTGCTTTGCTTGGGTTTTATTTTGCCCCATCCATCCTTTGGCTGTTTGTATGGGCGATACCGCTAGGGTTGGGGGCTGGTGCGGTAGATGCTGCATTAAACAATTATGTAGCCTTACATTATAAAGCACACCATATGAGTTGGTTACATAGTTTTTGGGGAGTAGGGGCCACGTTAGGACCGGTCATTATGGCCCAGTTTATTTCAGGACAGTATTCGTGGAGAAGTGGATACTTAACCATTGCAGGAATTCAGTTCGTGTTAGCAGCCATTCTTTTATTTTCTTTACCATTGTGGAAGAGAGTATCAAAAATCAGTCCTGTAATAGAAGATGAAAAAAGGGAAGACATTCAGGATAAATTCCTTGATGAAAATAGCAGGGTGAACCCTTTACAAATTAGAGGAGTAAAACTTGCTTTATTGTCTTTTCTATTTTATTGCGCGACAGAAGCGACGGTCGGGCTTTGGGGAAGTAGTTTCCTTGTCAATGTGAAGGGGGTGTCCGCGGCTACTGCTGCTCAGTGGGTTTCCTTTTACTGGGGAGGATTAACGATTGGCCGATTTCTAACTGGGTTTATTACCTTTAAAATGAGTAATCGAAAGATCATTCGAATGGGCCAAATCATCGCGTTAGTAGGGGCTGTACTCTTGGTTCTGCCATTCCCATCTATTCTTTCACTCATAGGATTTATTGTCGTCGGACTAGGACTAGCACCTATTTTTCCAAGTATGTTACATGAAACACCAACACTATTTGGGAAGACTCATTCACAGAAGATTATGGGTTATCAAATGGCCGTGGCTTATACAGGCACTACATTCATGCCACCACTACTTGGATACATTGCCTCCCACACAACCATTGGAATCTTCCCGCTTTTCATTCTGACTTATGCAGCAGCCATGCTCCTAAGCTCTGAAAGGTTAAATCGGGTGATTTCATGGTAG
- a CDS encoding sigma 54-interacting transcriptional regulator has product MLITNYMTTNFSTCTLGDTLDDVLKVFLKGHSKILPIVNTNGELTGITTKNSVFRLLVNKTPLETTIEEFYKADPVFLIETDTLEEARIHLLNHNIGHVPVVNKEKKPIGLLSTQELLDSYNIIYTQLNSVIDFAYDAMFVVNKNAVITMVNNSFSDLFQLSSKDVLSKSAAELFPELDIENVMKRGANINNTPQIINGQQCLISINLIKENGDLNSAICKIAFRGLTQLQEALTKVKRLEKQVSAYKDEIHNSKGTKYTLHDIAGESNPIKKVKHEAILASKSISTVLITGETGTGKEMFAQGIHAASNQPGRFVEVNCAAIPAELLESEFFGYVGGAFTGAKPGGMKGKFEVAQNGAIFLDEIGDMPPQLQVKLLRVLQEKEFQPIGSSKTIHLNMKIIAATNQDLEKLIRTGKFREDLYYRLNIMSIHIPPLRERIEDVPEIVNSIINNLNQSGFYIKGITHSALTKLMEYSWPGNVRELQNTLERAANIRTGDYIDVDDISLMPRNVEKTSGTPNNGGYNFKNRINITEKDTIVEALQKTGGNKTRASELLEISRPWLYKKMKEYGLY; this is encoded by the coding sequence TTGCTAATCACAAACTATATGACAACCAATTTTTCAACATGTACATTGGGAGATACGTTAGATGATGTTCTTAAGGTGTTTTTAAAGGGACATTCAAAAATATTACCGATTGTAAATACGAATGGAGAATTGACCGGGATCACCACAAAAAATTCAGTTTTTCGCCTTCTGGTAAATAAAACACCACTAGAAACAACAATTGAAGAATTTTATAAAGCTGATCCAGTTTTTTTAATCGAAACAGATACACTGGAAGAGGCAAGAATTCATTTGCTGAATCATAATATAGGACATGTCCCTGTGGTGAATAAAGAGAAAAAACCTATTGGATTGCTCTCAACGCAGGAATTATTGGACTCCTATAATATTATCTATACTCAATTAAATTCGGTAATTGATTTTGCGTATGATGCGATGTTTGTCGTAAATAAAAATGCAGTCATTACCATGGTGAATAACAGTTTCTCTGATTTATTTCAATTAAGTAGCAAAGACGTTTTGTCCAAATCCGCTGCGGAGTTATTTCCTGAACTGGATATAGAAAATGTGATGAAGCGCGGAGCAAACATTAACAACACACCACAAATTATAAATGGCCAACAATGCCTCATTTCCATCAATTTGATCAAGGAAAATGGAGATTTGAACAGTGCCATTTGCAAAATTGCCTTCCGCGGCTTAACGCAACTGCAAGAGGCACTGACAAAAGTCAAAAGACTAGAGAAACAAGTTTCAGCCTATAAAGATGAAATCCATAACAGCAAAGGCACGAAATATACATTACATGATATTGCCGGCGAATCCAACCCAATTAAAAAAGTTAAGCATGAGGCCATACTTGCTTCAAAAAGCATTTCCACCGTTTTGATCACCGGCGAAACTGGCACAGGGAAAGAGATGTTTGCCCAAGGGATCCATGCTGCATCCAATCAACCAGGAAGATTTGTTGAAGTGAATTGTGCCGCAATACCGGCGGAACTGCTTGAATCAGAGTTTTTTGGTTACGTAGGCGGTGCGTTTACAGGCGCAAAACCAGGCGGGATGAAAGGTAAGTTTGAAGTAGCACAAAATGGAGCGATATTTTTGGATGAAATTGGTGATATGCCTCCCCAACTACAGGTGAAATTGTTGCGCGTTTTACAAGAGAAGGAATTCCAACCAATCGGCAGTTCGAAGACTATTCATTTAAACATGAAAATCATTGCCGCGACAAATCAGGATTTGGAAAAGTTAATTCGTACCGGTAAGTTTAGGGAAGATTTATATTATCGTTTAAATATTATGAGTATCCACATCCCACCTCTACGCGAAAGAATAGAAGACGTGCCGGAGATTGTAAATAGCATTATCAATAATCTGAATCAGAGTGGTTTCTATATTAAAGGTATAACACATTCAGCATTAACAAAATTAATGGAGTATTCATGGCCCGGCAATGTGCGTGAATTACAAAACACTCTCGAAAGAGCAGCAAATATACGAACAGGAGATTATATAGATGTTGATGACATTTCTCTCATGCCGCGGAATGTTGAGAAAACATCAGGCACGCCAAATAATGGTGGATATAATTTTAAAAACAGAATTAATATCACCGAAAAAGATACGATTGTAGAAGCGCTTCAGAAAACGGGTGGGAATAAAACACGGGCGAGTGAGCTACTTGAAATTAGCAGACCCTGGTTGTATAAGAAGATGAAGGAGTATGGGTTGTATTAA